A window from Solanum stenotomum isolate F172 chromosome 5, ASM1918654v1, whole genome shotgun sequence encodes these proteins:
- the LOC125864740 gene encoding uncharacterized protein LOC125864740 isoform X1 — MGFLIFTLHIMEFLAWPLLALAYPLYASIKAIQTDSNYHMRKLLKYWIIFSLFHHIFDKLIQWVPLWPYIKLITLCWLVIPQFDGACYLYQKLIHPCLLVKLHDVITQFYGFCYVYQRFLYVCLSVNLQIVADWLNKPMEDPSLKNESFLDTAERYLEENGSDALLKLIANKCKDNNLNHHAEEIKTTDASVEAGTLIPNQTLCEGAYPVWQDIKSMEHLAKYEAAQPKQVVRSVRENLIWSEKKTIGMQVKETEVPTKQTIQLNQEPAKHVAAAQSEHSINEKLEETVHLAGVDQQENQKQLKNADIAVHNSKLWCPGEIAMAAHLNGMEHLAKHQLPMSSMAVAERYLEENGSDAQEKLITNKSKAERIQATDTCDKSGMLTPSQVKRLKGNLIWIAKSTTGMQVKETAFPVQEKHGPNEKPKEKVELVATGPHEKLKQVMNSDGATHYSRLWCGFCNVRCSGEIDMAAHLNGRKHSGKVVILGPNFYPILRTYVQKI, encoded by the exons ATGGGTTTTCTTATATTTACTCTTCACATAATGGAGTTCCTGGCTTG GCCCCTACTTGCTCTGGCCTATCCTCT ATATGCTTCAATCAAAGCGATTCAGACTGACTCCAATTATCACATGAGAAAGCTACTCAAATACTGGATTATCTTTTCTCTCTTCCACCACATATTTGACAAACTTATTCAATG GGTTCCTCTGTGGccatatattaaattaataaccTTATGTTGGTTGGTAATACCGCAGTTTGATGGCGCGTGTTATCTTTATCAAAAACTTATTCATCCATGTTTGCTGGTGAAACTGCATGATGTTATCACTCAGTTTTATGGGTTTTGTTATGTTTACCAACGCTTTCTGTATGTATGTTTGTCTGTCAACCTACAAATTGTGGCTGACTGGTTGAACAAGCCAATGGAGGATCCATCTCTCAAGAACGAATCATTTCTGGATACAGCAGAGAGGTATCTTGAAGAAAATGGATCTGATGCTTTGTTGAAACTTATTGCAAACAAG TGCAAGGATAATAATTTGAATCATCATGCAGAAGAGATCAAGACTACTGATGCTAGTGTGGAAGCAGGAACACTAATCCCCAACCAG ACACTGTGTGAAGGGGCTTATCCTGTTTGGCAAGATATCAAATCAATGGAACACTTGGCAAAATATGAAGCAGCTCAACCCAAACAGGTT GTTAGAAGTGTGAGGGAAAATCTAATTTGGAGTGAGAAGAAAACGATAGGAATGCAGGTCAAGGAAACGGAGGTTCCAACAAAGCAGACAATCCAGCTTAATCAGGAACCTGCAAAACATGTAGCCGCAGCACAATCTGAGCACAGCATTAATGAAAAATTGGAAGAAACGGTCCACCTAGCAGGTGTTGATCAGCAAGAAAATCAAAAGCAACTGAAGAATGCTGATATTGCTGTTCATAATTCTAAGCTGTGGTGCCCTGGGGAGATTGCTATGGCTGCACATCTTAATGGGATGGAGCACTTGGCCAAACACCAATTACCTATGAGTTCTATGGCTGTGGCAGAGAGGTACCTTGAAGAGAATGGATCTGATGCTCAGGAGAAACTTATTACAAACAAG TCCAAGGCAGAACGGATCCAGGCTACTGACACTTGTGATAAATCAGGAATGCTCACCCCCAGCCAG GTTAAACGCCTGAAGGGAAATCTTATTTGGATCGCAAAGAGTACTACAGGCATGCAGGTCAAGGAAACAGCATTTCCAGTACAAGAAAAACACGGTCCTAATGAAAAACCTAAAGAAAAGGTTGAACTAGTAGCTACTGGACCACATGAAAAGCTGAAGCAAGTGATGAATTCTGATGGTGCTACACACTATTCTAGGCTATGGTGTGGTTTTTGTAACGTTAGATGCTCTGGTGAGATTGATATGGCTGCACATCTTAACGGGAGGAAGCACTCGGGAAAGGTGGTTATTTTGGGTCCAAACTTTTACCCCATTCTCAGAACATATGTACAAAAGATATGA
- the LOC125864740 gene encoding uncharacterized protein LOC125864740 isoform X4 gives MGFLIFTLHIMEFLAWPLLALAYPLYASIKAIQTDSNYHMRKLLKYWIIFSLFHHIFDKLIQWVPLWPYIKLITLCWLVIPQFDGACYLYQKLIHPCLLVKLHDVITQFYGFCYVYQRFLYVCLSVNLQIVADWLNKPMEDPSLKNESFLDTAERYLEENGSDALLKLIANKCKDNNLNHHAEEIKTTDASVEAGTLIPNQTLCEGAYPVWQDIKSMEHLAKYEAAQPKQVRSVRENLIWSEKKTIGMQVKETEVPTKQTIQLNQEPAKHVAAAQSEHSINEKLEETVHLAGVDQQENQKQLKNADIAVHNSKLWCPGEIAMAAHLNGMEHLAKHQLPMSSMAVAERYLEENGSDAQEKLITNKSKAERIQATDTCDKSGMLTPSQVKRLKGNLIWIAKSTTGMQVKETAFPVQEKHGPNEKPKEKVELVATGPHEKLKQVMNSDGATHYSRLWCGFCNVRCSGEIDMAAHLNGRKHSGKVVILGPNFYPILRTYVQKI, from the exons ATGGGTTTTCTTATATTTACTCTTCACATAATGGAGTTCCTGGCTTG GCCCCTACTTGCTCTGGCCTATCCTCT ATATGCTTCAATCAAAGCGATTCAGACTGACTCCAATTATCACATGAGAAAGCTACTCAAATACTGGATTATCTTTTCTCTCTTCCACCACATATTTGACAAACTTATTCAATG GGTTCCTCTGTGGccatatattaaattaataaccTTATGTTGGTTGGTAATACCGCAGTTTGATGGCGCGTGTTATCTTTATCAAAAACTTATTCATCCATGTTTGCTGGTGAAACTGCATGATGTTATCACTCAGTTTTATGGGTTTTGTTATGTTTACCAACGCTTTCTGTATGTATGTTTGTCTGTCAACCTACAAATTGTGGCTGACTGGTTGAACAAGCCAATGGAGGATCCATCTCTCAAGAACGAATCATTTCTGGATACAGCAGAGAGGTATCTTGAAGAAAATGGATCTGATGCTTTGTTGAAACTTATTGCAAACAAG TGCAAGGATAATAATTTGAATCATCATGCAGAAGAGATCAAGACTACTGATGCTAGTGTGGAAGCAGGAACACTAATCCCCAACCAG ACACTGTGTGAAGGGGCTTATCCTGTTTGGCAAGATATCAAATCAATGGAACACTTGGCAAAATATGAAGCAGCTCAACCCAAACAG GTTAGAAGTGTGAGGGAAAATCTAATTTGGAGTGAGAAGAAAACGATAGGAATGCAGGTCAAGGAAACGGAGGTTCCAACAAAGCAGACAATCCAGCTTAATCAGGAACCTGCAAAACATGTAGCCGCAGCACAATCTGAGCACAGCATTAATGAAAAATTGGAAGAAACGGTCCACCTAGCAGGTGTTGATCAGCAAGAAAATCAAAAGCAACTGAAGAATGCTGATATTGCTGTTCATAATTCTAAGCTGTGGTGCCCTGGGGAGATTGCTATGGCTGCACATCTTAATGGGATGGAGCACTTGGCCAAACACCAATTACCTATGAGTTCTATGGCTGTGGCAGAGAGGTACCTTGAAGAGAATGGATCTGATGCTCAGGAGAAACTTATTACAAACAAG TCCAAGGCAGAACGGATCCAGGCTACTGACACTTGTGATAAATCAGGAATGCTCACCCCCAGCCAG GTTAAACGCCTGAAGGGAAATCTTATTTGGATCGCAAAGAGTACTACAGGCATGCAGGTCAAGGAAACAGCATTTCCAGTACAAGAAAAACACGGTCCTAATGAAAAACCTAAAGAAAAGGTTGAACTAGTAGCTACTGGACCACATGAAAAGCTGAAGCAAGTGATGAATTCTGATGGTGCTACACACTATTCTAGGCTATGGTGTGGTTTTTGTAACGTTAGATGCTCTGGTGAGATTGATATGGCTGCACATCTTAACGGGAGGAAGCACTCGGGAAAGGTGGTTATTTTGGGTCCAAACTTTTACCCCATTCTCAGAACATATGTACAAAAGATATGA
- the LOC125864740 gene encoding uncharacterized protein LOC125864740 isoform X5, which yields MRKLLKYWIIFSLFHHIFDKLIQWVPLWPYIKLITLCWLVIPQFDGACYLYQKLIHPCLLVKLHDVITQFYGFCYVYQRFLYVCLSVNLQIVADWLNKPMEDPSLKNESFLDTAERYLEENGSDALLKLIANKCKDNNLNHHAEEIKTTDASVEAGTLIPNQTLCEGAYPVWQDIKSMEHLAKYEAAQPKQVVRSVRENLIWSEKKTIGMQVKETEVPTKQTIQLNQEPAKHVAAAQSEHSINEKLEETVHLAGVDQQENQKQLKNADIAVHNSKLWCPGEIAMAAHLNGMEHLAKHQLPMSSMAVAERYLEENGSDAQEKLITNKSKAERIQATDTCDKSGMLTPSQVKRLKGNLIWIAKSTTGMQVKETAFPVQEKHGPNEKPKEKVELVATGPHEKLKQVMNSDGATHYSRLWCGFCNVRCSGEIDMAAHLNGRKHSGKVVILGPNFYPILRTYVQKI from the exons ATGAGAAAGCTACTCAAATACTGGATTATCTTTTCTCTCTTCCACCACATATTTGACAAACTTATTCAATG GGTTCCTCTGTGGccatatattaaattaataaccTTATGTTGGTTGGTAATACCGCAGTTTGATGGCGCGTGTTATCTTTATCAAAAACTTATTCATCCATGTTTGCTGGTGAAACTGCATGATGTTATCACTCAGTTTTATGGGTTTTGTTATGTTTACCAACGCTTTCTGTATGTATGTTTGTCTGTCAACCTACAAATTGTGGCTGACTGGTTGAACAAGCCAATGGAGGATCCATCTCTCAAGAACGAATCATTTCTGGATACAGCAGAGAGGTATCTTGAAGAAAATGGATCTGATGCTTTGTTGAAACTTATTGCAAACAAG TGCAAGGATAATAATTTGAATCATCATGCAGAAGAGATCAAGACTACTGATGCTAGTGTGGAAGCAGGAACACTAATCCCCAACCAG ACACTGTGTGAAGGGGCTTATCCTGTTTGGCAAGATATCAAATCAATGGAACACTTGGCAAAATATGAAGCAGCTCAACCCAAACAGGTT GTTAGAAGTGTGAGGGAAAATCTAATTTGGAGTGAGAAGAAAACGATAGGAATGCAGGTCAAGGAAACGGAGGTTCCAACAAAGCAGACAATCCAGCTTAATCAGGAACCTGCAAAACATGTAGCCGCAGCACAATCTGAGCACAGCATTAATGAAAAATTGGAAGAAACGGTCCACCTAGCAGGTGTTGATCAGCAAGAAAATCAAAAGCAACTGAAGAATGCTGATATTGCTGTTCATAATTCTAAGCTGTGGTGCCCTGGGGAGATTGCTATGGCTGCACATCTTAATGGGATGGAGCACTTGGCCAAACACCAATTACCTATGAGTTCTATGGCTGTGGCAGAGAGGTACCTTGAAGAGAATGGATCTGATGCTCAGGAGAAACTTATTACAAACAAG TCCAAGGCAGAACGGATCCAGGCTACTGACACTTGTGATAAATCAGGAATGCTCACCCCCAGCCAG GTTAAACGCCTGAAGGGAAATCTTATTTGGATCGCAAAGAGTACTACAGGCATGCAGGTCAAGGAAACAGCATTTCCAGTACAAGAAAAACACGGTCCTAATGAAAAACCTAAAGAAAAGGTTGAACTAGTAGCTACTGGACCACATGAAAAGCTGAAGCAAGTGATGAATTCTGATGGTGCTACACACTATTCTAGGCTATGGTGTGGTTTTTGTAACGTTAGATGCTCTGGTGAGATTGATATGGCTGCACATCTTAACGGGAGGAAGCACTCGGGAAAGGTGGTTATTTTGGGTCCAAACTTTTACCCCATTCTCAGAACATATGTACAAAAGATATGA
- the LOC125864740 gene encoding uncharacterized protein LOC125864740 isoform X6 encodes MEDPSLKNESFLDTAERYLEENGSDALLKLIANKCKDNNLNHHAEEIKTTDASVEAGTLIPNQTLCEGAYPVWQDIKSMEHLAKYEAAQPKQVVRSVRENLIWSEKKTIGMQVKETEVPTKQTIQLNQEPAKHVAAAQSEHSINEKLEETVHLAGVDQQENQKQLKNADIAVHNSKLWCPGEIAMAAHLNGMEHLAKHQLPMSSMAVAERYLEENGSDAQEKLITNKSKAERIQATDTCDKSGMLTPSQVKRLKGNLIWIAKSTTGMQVKETAFPVQEKHGPNEKPKEKVELVATGPHEKLKQVMNSDGATHYSRLWCGFCNVRCSGEIDMAAHLNGRKHSGKVVILGPNFYPILRTYVQKI; translated from the exons ATGGAGGATCCATCTCTCAAGAACGAATCATTTCTGGATACAGCAGAGAGGTATCTTGAAGAAAATGGATCTGATGCTTTGTTGAAACTTATTGCAAACAAG TGCAAGGATAATAATTTGAATCATCATGCAGAAGAGATCAAGACTACTGATGCTAGTGTGGAAGCAGGAACACTAATCCCCAACCAG ACACTGTGTGAAGGGGCTTATCCTGTTTGGCAAGATATCAAATCAATGGAACACTTGGCAAAATATGAAGCAGCTCAACCCAAACAGGTT GTTAGAAGTGTGAGGGAAAATCTAATTTGGAGTGAGAAGAAAACGATAGGAATGCAGGTCAAGGAAACGGAGGTTCCAACAAAGCAGACAATCCAGCTTAATCAGGAACCTGCAAAACATGTAGCCGCAGCACAATCTGAGCACAGCATTAATGAAAAATTGGAAGAAACGGTCCACCTAGCAGGTGTTGATCAGCAAGAAAATCAAAAGCAACTGAAGAATGCTGATATTGCTGTTCATAATTCTAAGCTGTGGTGCCCTGGGGAGATTGCTATGGCTGCACATCTTAATGGGATGGAGCACTTGGCCAAACACCAATTACCTATGAGTTCTATGGCTGTGGCAGAGAGGTACCTTGAAGAGAATGGATCTGATGCTCAGGAGAAACTTATTACAAACAAG TCCAAGGCAGAACGGATCCAGGCTACTGACACTTGTGATAAATCAGGAATGCTCACCCCCAGCCAG GTTAAACGCCTGAAGGGAAATCTTATTTGGATCGCAAAGAGTACTACAGGCATGCAGGTCAAGGAAACAGCATTTCCAGTACAAGAAAAACACGGTCCTAATGAAAAACCTAAAGAAAAGGTTGAACTAGTAGCTACTGGACCACATGAAAAGCTGAAGCAAGTGATGAATTCTGATGGTGCTACACACTATTCTAGGCTATGGTGTGGTTTTTGTAACGTTAGATGCTCTGGTGAGATTGATATGGCTGCACATCTTAACGGGAGGAAGCACTCGGGAAAGGTGGTTATTTTGGGTCCAAACTTTTACCCCATTCTCAGAACATATGTACAAAAGATATGA
- the LOC125864737 gene encoding L-type lectin-domain containing receptor kinase IX.1-like gives MVVFVSLSSLKYLLLIIIIPLVTSLSFNFDTFTPNDHNVTYERDASPENGAILLTKNLLNRDINASIGRAIYSKPLHLWDKASRNLTDFTTHFSFSINSQGITKYGDGFAFFLAPAGSTIPYNTTRGGSLGLTSNNERLNSSSNHFVAVEFDTYQNPYDPKGDHVGVDINSMQSLVNVTWFSSIPNGTKTDAWISYNSNSKNLSVVFTGFQLQGNNITVTVLQNLSYNLDLREYLPEWVTFGFTGGAGRRFAFQRIYSWNFTSSLDNMTDTGVTLSNTMPKDAPTKTKLGLVVGLISGGCALVAVCALVLFAFWRKSKVREDDYVFDGSMTNEFQKSAGPKKFLYSELARCTNNFSQEEMLGRGGFGGVYKGYLSESNSYIAVKRVSRESQQGIKEYVSEVRIVSRLRHKHLVQLIGWCHQKRELLLVYEFMPNGSLDHHLFKGKSHLTWPIRFKIAQGLASALLYLHEEWEQCVVHRDIKSSNIMLDSNFNAKLGDFGLARLVDHDKGSQTTVLAGTMGYMAPECVTTGKANKETDVYSFGIVVLEIGCGRKPIDPKAEEHRVNIVDWVWRLYGMRSILEAVDPKLSSEFNEEEMEHLLVVGLWCAHPDNNCRPSIRQAVQVLNFEAPLPTLPRNMPVPTYCSFSRHLPTISVSSTHETSSTEIALTQIQHSVNGNTTDASIKRTSSSASSSSTSVLYPS, from the coding sequence ATGGTTGTTTTTGTCTCTTTATCTTCTCTCAAATACTTGCTTCTTATCATAATTATCCCTTTAGTCACTTCACTCTCCTTCAATTTTGATACTTTTACACCCAATGATCACAATGTAACCTATGAGAGAGATGCTTCTCCAGAAAATGGTGCAATTCTACTCACCAAAAACCTCCTCAATCGCGATATTAATGCTAGTATAGGTCGAGCTATCTATTCAAAACCACTGCATCTATGGGACAAGGCCTCTCGAAATCTCACTGATTTCACTACACATTTCTCCTTTAGCATTAATTCACAGGGAATAACTAAATATGGTGATGGTTTTGCCTTCTTCCTTGCCCCTGCAGGTTCAACAATTCCTTATAATACAACAAGAGGTGGAAGTCTTGGCCTTACAAGTAATAATGAGCGACTAAATTCATCGAGCAATCATTTTGTTGCTGTGGAGTTTGACACCTATCAGAACCCCTATGACCCAAAGGGTGATCATGTAGGTGTCGATATCAACTCTATGCAATCTCTTGTTAATGTGACTTGGTTTAGTAGCATTCCAAATGGTACGAAAACTGATGCCTGGATTAGTTATAATTCTAACTCAAAAAATCTTAGTGTTGTCTTCACTGGTTTTCAACTCCAAGGGAACAATATCACAGTCACTGTCCTGCAGAACCTATCTTACAATCTTGATCTGAGGGAATATTTGCCAGAATGGGTCACTTTTGGCTTCACTGGTGGAGCGGGAAGGAGATTTGCATTTCAAAGAATCTATTCTTGGAATTTTACTTCTTCTTTAGATAATATGACAGATACAGGGGTAACCTTATCAAACACCATGCCAAAGGATGCACCAACAAAAACTAAGTTAGGACTTGTGGTTGGATTGATTTCTGGTGGTTGTGCTTTGGTTGCAGTATGTGCTTTGGTGTTATTTGCATTTTGGAGAAAGAGTAAGGTGAGAGAAGATGATTATGTCTTTGATGGTTCCATGACTAATGAATTTCAAAAAAGTGCAGGACCAAAGAAGTTCTTGTACAGTGAGTTGGCTAGATGTACAAATAACTTTTCACAGGAAGAGATGCTTGGGCGGGGTGGATTCGGAGGTGTTTATAAAGGATATCTCAGTGAATCCAACTCTTATATTGCTGTTAAGAGGGTTTCAAGGGAATCACAGCAAGGAATAAAAGAGTATGTATCAGAAGTCAGGATCGTCAGCCGGTTAAGACATAAACATTTGGTGCAACTCATTGGTTGGTGCCATCAAAAAAGAGAACTTCTACTTGTCTATGAGTTTATGCCTAATGGAAGCTTAGATCATCATCTTTTCAAGGGAAAAAGCCATTTGACATGGCCAATAAGATTCAAGATTGCTCAAGGTTTGGCCTCGGCGTTGCTATATCTACACGAAGAATGGGAACAATGTGTGGTGCATAGGGATATAAAGTCTAGCAATATTATGTTGGATTCTAATTTCAATGCCAAGCTTGGGGATTTTGGGTTAGCTAGGCTAGTTGACCATGATAAGGGATCCCAAACAACAGTTTTGGCAGGCACAATGGGTTACATGGCTCCTGAATGTGTCACCACTGGCAAAGCTAACAAGGAAACAGACGTCTATAGCTTTGGTATTGTCGTGTTAGAAATAGGTTGTGGAAGGAAACCTATTGATCCTAAAGCAGAGGAGCATCGAGTAAACATTGTCGATTGGGTTTGGAGACTTTATGGGATGAGAAGTATTCTTGAAGCAGTTGATCCGAAACTATCATCAGAGTTCAATGAAGAGGAGATGGAGCATTTGCTAGTTGTTGGCTTATGGTGTGCTCATCCAGATAATAATTGCAGGCCTTCTATTAGGCAAGCAGTTCAGGTGCTTAATTTTGAAGCTCCATTACCCACGCTCCCTCGGAACATGCCTGTGCCCACATATTGCAGCTTCTCACGCCATTTACCAACTATTTCAGTTTCATCAACACATGAAACCAGCAGTACAGAGATTGCCCTTACCCAAATCCAGCATTCAGTAAACGGAAACACCACTGATGCTTCAATAAAAAGAACATCTTCTTCagcatcttcatcttcaacatcaGTTTTGTATCCAAGTTAA